From Micromonospora nigra, one genomic window encodes:
- a CDS encoding transketolase family protein, whose translation MSTQVDRKLMRSVFVDTVIESLATDEKLVLLTADISSWSFDEARATYPDRVINVGIREQAMIGMAGGFALNGFRPVVHTYTPFLVERPFEQIKLDLGHQDVGAVLVSIGGSYDDLARGRTHQAPGDVALFDTLPGWTVHVPGHEDEAEKLMRDALSGDGRIYLRLSDKANREAAPVLNGFTVLRRGTAGVVVAVGPVLDDVLAATSTADVTVLYAATIRPFDHAGLRAAVADARANVVVVEPYLRGTSAHEVAEALADVPHRLRSHGVRRDEEVRAYGKAADHDRLHGLDAEGLARSISQFIR comes from the coding sequence ATGAGCACCCAGGTGGACAGGAAGCTGATGCGCTCCGTCTTCGTCGACACCGTGATCGAGTCGCTGGCCACCGACGAGAAGCTGGTCCTGTTGACCGCGGACATCTCGTCATGGTCGTTCGACGAGGCGCGAGCCACGTACCCGGATCGAGTGATCAACGTCGGGATCCGCGAGCAGGCGATGATCGGCATGGCCGGCGGCTTCGCGTTGAACGGTTTCCGACCGGTGGTACACACCTACACCCCGTTCCTGGTCGAGCGTCCGTTCGAGCAGATCAAGCTCGACCTCGGCCACCAGGACGTCGGTGCCGTGCTGGTCAGCATCGGCGGCTCCTACGACGACCTGGCACGGGGCCGGACACATCAGGCGCCCGGTGACGTCGCCCTGTTCGACACGCTGCCCGGCTGGACCGTACATGTCCCGGGGCACGAGGACGAGGCCGAGAAGCTGATGCGAGACGCCCTGTCCGGTGACGGGCGGATCTATCTGCGGCTGTCCGACAAGGCCAACCGCGAGGCGGCGCCCGTCCTGAACGGTTTCACCGTGCTACGCCGGGGCACCGCCGGCGTGGTGGTGGCGGTGGGACCGGTTCTGGACGACGTTCTCGCCGCGACGTCCACGGCGGATGTGACGGTGCTCTACGCCGCCACGATCCGGCCGTTCGACCACGCCGGCCTACGGGCGGCGGTGGCCGACGCGCGGGCGAACGTGGTGGTGGTCGAGCCGTACCTGCGGGGCACCTCGGCACACGAGGTGGCCGAGGCGCTTGCTGACGTACCGCACCGGCTCCGGTCGCACGGGGTACGGCGCGACGAGGAGGTACGTGCCTACGGCAAGGCCGCGGACCATGACCGGCTGCACGGCCTGGACGCCGAAGGTCTGGCGAGGTCGATCAGCCAGTTCATCCGCTAG
- a CDS encoding class I SAM-dependent methyltransferase, translating into MTTVETPVTDAGWRGPDGSGLRADTPHTLTDGVRRWPVVDGIPWLRPGRDELREVAVAALDAGDPGGATVSLLADADDWWDGPAPPPHRLRAALQARTLTEAVDLLGLGRVGTYFRHRWSDPSWLAVLALTAAHPPAGRPVVDLACGAGHLLRHLALHGHPDLTGVDVVFAKLWLARRFVLPPAAPVALVCADLTAGWPLPPAAGPRHVACHDALYFLPDKAAFVAAAAAAAGPRGAVLLGHLHNARHPAGRAGLPLLAQEWTALLPGATAYAEEELTAATAGGRPPMPATDAALAATEALGLARDGAEAPPDPALLLPAAGTSLRRNPLYADGDRVWPDDRWAAEYGRRAATYLPPHWPDTPGPDAVHRRLLLDLPERW; encoded by the coding sequence GTGACCACCGTCGAAACGCCTGTCACCGACGCCGGATGGCGCGGCCCGGACGGCAGCGGACTGCGGGCCGACACCCCGCACACCCTCACCGACGGTGTGCGCCGCTGGCCGGTCGTCGACGGCATACCGTGGCTGCGACCCGGACGTGACGAGCTGCGCGAGGTCGCGGTGGCGGCGCTGGACGCCGGTGACCCGGGCGGTGCGACGGTGTCGCTGCTCGCCGACGCCGACGACTGGTGGGACGGTCCGGCTCCGCCGCCGCACCGGCTCCGGGCGGCGCTGCAGGCCCGGACCCTGACCGAGGCGGTGGACCTGCTCGGCCTCGGCCGGGTCGGCACCTACTTCCGGCACCGCTGGTCCGACCCCAGCTGGCTGGCCGTGCTGGCGCTCACCGCGGCCCATCCGCCGGCCGGTCGTCCGGTGGTGGACCTGGCCTGCGGCGCCGGGCACCTGCTGCGACACCTCGCCCTCCACGGGCACCCCGACCTCACCGGCGTGGACGTCGTCTTCGCCAAGCTGTGGCTGGCCCGCCGCTTCGTGCTGCCGCCCGCCGCGCCGGTCGCGCTGGTCTGCGCCGACCTGACCGCCGGCTGGCCGCTGCCCCCCGCCGCCGGCCCGCGTCACGTCGCCTGCCACGACGCGCTGTACTTCCTCCCCGACAAGGCCGCCTTCGTGGCCGCCGCGGCAGCCGCCGCCGGCCCGCGTGGAGCGGTGCTGCTGGGGCACCTGCACAACGCCCGGCATCCGGCCGGCCGGGCCGGACTGCCGCTGCTGGCCCAGGAGTGGACGGCGCTGCTGCCCGGCGCCACCGCGTACGCCGAGGAGGAGCTGACCGCCGCGACGGCCGGCGGGCGGCCCCCGATGCCGGCCACCGACGCGGCGCTGGCGGCCACCGAGGCCCTCGGGCTCGCCCGCGACGGGGCCGAAGCGCCCCCCGACCCGGCACTGCTGCTGCCCGCCGCGGGCACGTCGCTGCGTCGCAACCCGCTCTACGCCGACGGCGACCGAGTCTGGCCGGACGACCGGTGGGCGGCCGAGTACGGCCGACGGGCGGCGACGTACCTGCCGCCGCACTGGCCCGACACACCCGGGCCGGACGCGGTGCACCGCCGGCTCCTGCTCGACCTGCCCGAGCGGTGGTGA
- a CDS encoding YcaO-like family protein, with amino-acid sequence MTRALRPRTDTGTAASVADQLAGALPPGEVGDFDISAVDRLGMPVVAADHLGDGWPRAAAIGYGPTAEQARTGAYGELVEDLLLHRHLRTLAPRRASYRELLRAVGPDGVVDPRSLVLTAGTVVDDDQPRSWLPTLRWRTGETVLVPAEFCASSDGDLPWQDPAERLITTITNGSGAGDTVERAVAHGLLELLQRDGNTTAFRAMDPGVVIDLDDVRDPVTLATLARLRAAGIDVLPKLAATDFGMVDVHVVGVDREPGTPPLAVTACGEAAHPDRETALRKAVLEYVSSRARKVFSHSQLDVLRPVVPEAYWRRELARPPVRQEPQALRAMRAWTRLSGTELRDLLAPVVLAERTRVPFSALPTVAPGTLDEPSALLAELLHRLAGFDVLVVVAPGEGAVAVKVIVPGLEAETMSYGRIGARGVARLVERDSPLVGSGPPPREGTAAVVLDAAGRDRLGGAAWLDLAGVARTVGPLYPLYREPTRHAVVRSAA; translated from the coding sequence ATGACCCGAGCCCTGCGGCCCCGCACCGACACCGGCACCGCCGCGTCGGTGGCCGACCAGCTCGCCGGTGCCCTGCCGCCCGGCGAGGTCGGCGACTTCGACATCAGCGCCGTCGACCGGCTCGGAATGCCCGTGGTCGCCGCGGACCACCTCGGCGACGGTTGGCCGCGCGCCGCGGCCATCGGCTACGGGCCGACGGCCGAGCAGGCCCGGACCGGCGCGTACGGGGAACTGGTGGAGGACCTGCTGCTGCACCGCCACCTGCGGACGCTGGCCCCGCGGCGGGCCTCCTACCGTGAGCTGCTTCGGGCGGTCGGCCCGGACGGTGTGGTGGATCCCCGGTCCCTCGTGCTGACCGCCGGCACCGTCGTGGACGACGACCAGCCGCGGTCCTGGCTTCCCACGCTGCGCTGGCGCACCGGCGAGACCGTCCTCGTACCCGCCGAGTTCTGCGCCTCGTCGGACGGCGACCTGCCGTGGCAGGACCCGGCGGAGCGGCTGATCACCACCATCACCAACGGTTCCGGCGCGGGGGACACCGTCGAACGGGCGGTCGCGCACGGTCTGCTGGAACTGCTGCAACGCGACGGGAACACCACCGCCTTCCGGGCTATGGACCCCGGGGTGGTCATCGACCTCGACGACGTACGCGATCCGGTGACCCTGGCCACGCTGGCCCGGCTCCGGGCCGCCGGGATCGACGTGCTCCCGAAGCTCGCCGCCACCGACTTCGGGATGGTCGACGTGCACGTCGTGGGCGTCGACCGGGAGCCGGGCACGCCGCCGCTGGCGGTGACCGCGTGCGGCGAGGCGGCCCACCCGGACCGGGAGACCGCGCTACGCAAGGCGGTGCTGGAGTACGTCTCCTCCCGCGCCCGCAAGGTCTTCTCCCACAGTCAGCTCGACGTGTTGCGGCCGGTCGTGCCGGAGGCGTACTGGCGGCGGGAACTCGCCCGACCGCCCGTGCGGCAGGAGCCGCAGGCGCTGCGGGCGATGCGCGCCTGGACCCGGCTCAGCGGCACCGAACTGCGTGACCTGTTGGCGCCGGTGGTGCTGGCCGAGCGGACCCGGGTGCCGTTCTCCGCACTGCCCACCGTCGCGCCGGGCACGCTGGACGAACCGTCCGCGCTGCTGGCGGAGTTGCTGCACCGGCTCGCCGGGTTCGACGTGCTCGTCGTCGTGGCACCGGGGGAGGGGGCGGTCGCGGTCAAGGTGATCGTGCCGGGCCTGGAGGCGGAGACCATGTCGTACGGTCGGATCGGCGCGCGTGGGGTGGCGCGCCTGGTCGAGCGGGACTCGCCGCTGGTCGGGTCGGGGCCACCGCCGCGCGAGGGCACCGCGGCGGTCGTCCTCGACGCGGCTGGCCGGGACCGGCTCGGCGGTGCCGCGTGGCTGGACCTCGCCGGGGTGGCCCGTACCGTCGGACCGCTCTACCCGCTGTACCGGGAACCGACCCGGCACGCCGTCGTCCGGAGCGCCGCATGA
- a CDS encoding MBL fold metallo-hydrolase, whose protein sequence is MPLRPYACDNCGHWQRWFAPPPGCPVCTDVRNALPEDGWLFHPADEVAAGRQARWAEVAPGVTGYWCEPQLGLGSTGWVVETDVGLVGWEAAGWYPPAALADLRRRGGLVALGASHVHGYGALWQLQDELAPPVLAVGVDDLVWTKAFRVTWPADDRLDLAPGLVMYRSGGHFPGHSVLHDTRRRILFVGDLIKVELAGTTPVGLSCHKAYHAQIPLSHDEIRQARALVATLDFDAVATPFEYAAPVGREQVLALFDRQLRGQPLAGPIPIEELT, encoded by the coding sequence ATGCCGCTGCGGCCGTACGCGTGCGACAACTGCGGGCACTGGCAACGCTGGTTCGCCCCGCCACCGGGCTGCCCGGTCTGCACGGACGTACGCAACGCCCTGCCGGAGGACGGGTGGCTGTTCCATCCGGCCGACGAGGTGGCGGCCGGCCGGCAGGCCCGGTGGGCGGAGGTCGCCCCGGGGGTGACCGGCTACTGGTGCGAGCCGCAGCTCGGGCTGGGCAGCACCGGCTGGGTGGTCGAGACCGACGTCGGACTGGTCGGTTGGGAGGCCGCCGGCTGGTATCCCCCCGCCGCCCTGGCCGACCTGCGCCGCCGGGGCGGCCTGGTCGCGCTCGGCGCCAGTCACGTGCACGGCTACGGCGCGCTGTGGCAGTTGCAGGACGAGCTGGCCCCGCCGGTACTCGCCGTCGGCGTCGACGACCTGGTCTGGACCAAGGCGTTCCGGGTGACGTGGCCCGCCGACGACCGGCTCGACCTGGCGCCGGGGCTGGTGATGTACCGCAGCGGCGGTCACTTCCCCGGCCACAGCGTGTTGCACGACACCCGCCGGCGCATCCTCTTCGTCGGTGACCTGATCAAGGTGGAGCTGGCCGGTACGACTCCGGTGGGCCTGTCCTGCCACAAGGCGTACCACGCCCAGATCCCCCTGTCGCACGACGAGATCCGCCAGGCCCGTGCGCTGGTGGCGACGCTCGACTTCGACGCCGTCGCCACCCCGTTCGAGTACGCGGCCCCCGTCGGCCGCGAGCAGGTGCTCGCGCTGTTCGACCGGCAGCTGCGCGGGCAGCCGCTCGCCGGCCCGATCCCCATCGAGGAGCTGACATGA
- a CDS encoding Gfo/Idh/MocA family protein, giving the protein MGVVGCGWVARDHVAPAIRAAGARLVAACDREPAAADALRPDVLATADLDALLDCRDVEAVYVATPTDTHADLVAVIAKAGLPVLCEKPLAATVTDARRLVAAAGGTLAGAAFDQRFHPAHRVVADLVASGDLGTVTAVRIVYGCWLPPDWTPDGRAHDNWRIDPARSGGGALADLAPHGVDLVGVLLGDDLTTLTVLTQRRVHPYPVEDGAMLSGTTAGGVLVSMHVSFNTADRLPRRRLEIVGTRAQLVAVDTMGQTAGGRLRRLDAATGGTAELPFDTHTSPFTAQVGAFGAAVRGARWRWPLARDLRLHELLHTAGGS; this is encoded by the coding sequence GTGGGGGTGGTGGGGTGCGGGTGGGTGGCCCGCGACCACGTCGCCCCGGCGATCCGGGCCGCCGGTGCCCGCCTCGTGGCGGCCTGCGACCGCGAGCCGGCGGCGGCGGACGCCCTTCGGCCGGACGTGCTGGCCACCGCCGACCTCGACGCTCTCCTCGACTGCCGCGACGTCGAGGCGGTCTACGTCGCCACCCCGACCGACACGCACGCCGACCTGGTCGCGGTGATCGCCAAGGCCGGCCTGCCCGTGCTCTGCGAGAAGCCCCTCGCGGCGACCGTGACCGACGCCCGCCGACTGGTCGCCGCCGCCGGTGGCACGCTCGCCGGTGCCGCCTTCGACCAGCGGTTCCACCCGGCGCACCGGGTCGTCGCCGACCTCGTGGCCAGCGGGGATCTCGGCACGGTGACGGCGGTGCGCATCGTCTACGGCTGCTGGCTGCCCCCGGACTGGACCCCGGACGGCCGCGCCCACGACAACTGGCGGATCGACCCGGCCCGCTCCGGCGGAGGCGCGCTGGCCGACCTCGCGCCGCACGGGGTGGACCTGGTCGGCGTGCTGCTCGGCGACGACCTGACCACGCTCACCGTGCTCACCCAGCGACGGGTGCACCCCTATCCGGTCGAGGACGGGGCGATGCTGAGCGGCACCACGGCGGGCGGGGTCCTCGTCTCGATGCACGTCAGCTTCAACACCGCAGACCGGCTGCCCCGCCGTCGCCTGGAGATCGTCGGTACCCGCGCCCAGCTCGTCGCCGTCGACACCATGGGCCAGACCGCGGGCGGCCGTCTCCGACGCCTCGACGCGGCCACCGGTGGCACCGCCGAGCTGCCGTTCGACACCCACACCAGCCCGTTCACCGCCCAGGTCGGTGCCTTCGGCGCGGCCGTGCGGGGCGCGCGGTGGCGCTGGCCGCTGGCCCGGGACCTGCGCCTGCACGAGCTGCTGCACACCGCCGGAGGGAGCTGA
- a CDS encoding glycosyltransferase family 4 protein, producing the protein MRVCFVSRRYWPAVSGMSAYAENLLRHLVRAGHDVTLVSQYRGDAAGRAVYGGGPPPADRVPTGVAVHALEAHGEQAVGRGGPADFEADVAAMTDTVLRLHAQRPFDVLHAQYAYPNGLAVLRAARAAGLPAVVSVQGGDGHWVGTCCDTHRHLVRAVFAHAPALLIGSESFAADVCARHDLDPARFTVVPGATDTERFAPTRPPGEVSVPPVVLYHGRIDARKGVLDLVDAVAKLRADATPVRLLISGIGPDVDATGARIADLGLTGDVELLGAVGYERAHQVYARGDIFVSPTYAEGFSNTILEAMASGLPVVSTDVVGVRDCVRPDDNGLLVPAGDPAALAAAVRRLLDDAALRRRLAVRARRDVEREWSWPVIAGRITAVYDGLGVGAPEIVDPPVDPECRFRAAPHLL; encoded by the coding sequence ATGAGGGTCTGCTTCGTCTCGCGCCGCTACTGGCCGGCGGTGTCCGGCATGAGCGCGTACGCGGAGAACCTGTTGCGGCATCTGGTGCGGGCCGGCCACGACGTCACGCTCGTCTCGCAGTACCGCGGCGACGCGGCCGGCCGCGCCGTCTACGGCGGCGGCCCTCCGCCGGCCGACCGGGTTCCGACCGGCGTCGCGGTGCACGCGCTCGAGGCGCACGGTGAGCAGGCGGTCGGCCGGGGCGGCCCCGCCGACTTCGAGGCGGACGTGGCCGCCATGACCGACACGGTGCTGCGACTGCACGCGCAACGCCCGTTCGACGTCCTGCACGCCCAGTACGCCTACCCGAACGGCCTGGCGGTGCTGCGGGCCGCCCGCGCCGCCGGCCTGCCCGCCGTGGTCTCGGTGCAGGGCGGCGACGGGCACTGGGTCGGCACCTGCTGCGACACCCACCGGCACCTGGTGCGGGCGGTCTTCGCGCACGCCCCGGCGCTGCTGATCGGCTCGGAGTCGTTCGCCGCCGACGTCTGTGCCCGGCACGATCTCGACCCGGCCCGGTTCACCGTCGTGCCGGGGGCCACCGACACCGAGCGGTTCGCGCCCACCCGACCGCCCGGCGAGGTCTCCGTGCCGCCGGTGGTGCTCTACCACGGCCGCATCGATGCCCGTAAGGGCGTGCTGGACCTGGTCGACGCGGTGGCGAAGCTGCGCGCCGACGCCACACCCGTGCGGCTGCTCATCTCCGGCATCGGCCCCGACGTCGACGCCACCGGGGCGCGGATCGCCGACCTGGGCCTGACCGGCGACGTCGAACTGCTCGGCGCCGTCGGCTACGAACGGGCCCACCAGGTGTACGCCCGCGGCGACATCTTCGTCAGCCCCACCTACGCCGAGGGGTTCTCCAACACCATCCTGGAGGCGATGGCGAGCGGACTGCCCGTGGTCTCCACCGACGTGGTGGGCGTACGCGACTGCGTACGCCCCGACGACAACGGTCTGCTCGTACCGGCCGGTGACCCGGCGGCCCTCGCCGCGGCGGTACGTCGACTGCTCGACGACGCCGCCCTGCGCCGTCGGCTCGCCGTCCGCGCCCGCCGCGACGTCGAGCGGGAGTGGAGCTGGCCGGTGATCGCCGGCCGGATCACCGCCGTCTACGACGGCCTGGGCGTCGGCGCACCGGAGATCGTCGATCCGCCGGTGGATCCGGAGTGCCGCTTCCGGGCCGCGCCGCACCTGCTGTGA
- a CDS encoding sugar phosphate isomerase/epimerase family protein gives MRLRYAYNTNGLTSHRLDDALALLADAGYDGVALTLDVAHHDPYAPDLAGRTARLARRLDRLGLASVVETGARFLLDARRKHHPTLVSADEADRARRRAFLRTCVDVAAGLGSEAVSFWAGVPEPGTDRDRCWGWLVDGVRDVVGHAAGRGVRCAFEPEPGMLVDDCDDWARLAAEVPGLTLALDTGHCLVSGRYSPAEAVRAFGPALGACAVEDMPRGRHEHRAPGEGDMDFPAVLGALTGIGYTGLVSLELSRDAHRADTLVPAALAALRAAERRYADAAGPAGDLEVTVR, from the coding sequence ATGAGGCTGCGGTACGCCTACAACACCAACGGCCTGACCTCACACCGCCTCGACGACGCCCTCGCGTTGCTCGCCGACGCCGGCTACGACGGGGTCGCCCTCACCCTCGACGTGGCGCACCACGACCCGTACGCCCCCGACCTTGCCGGCCGCACGGCGCGGCTCGCCCGCCGCCTCGACCGGCTGGGCCTGGCCAGCGTCGTGGAGACCGGTGCCCGCTTCCTGCTCGACGCCCGCCGCAAGCACCACCCGACGCTGGTCAGCGCGGACGAGGCGGACCGCGCCCGGCGGCGGGCCTTCCTGCGCACCTGCGTCGACGTCGCCGCCGGGCTGGGCAGCGAGGCGGTCTCGTTCTGGGCCGGCGTTCCCGAGCCAGGCACGGACCGGGACCGCTGCTGGGGCTGGCTCGTCGACGGGGTGCGCGACGTGGTGGGCCACGCGGCCGGGCGGGGCGTGCGCTGCGCGTTCGAGCCCGAACCGGGCATGCTCGTCGACGACTGCGACGACTGGGCCCGGCTCGCCGCCGAGGTGCCGGGCCTGACCCTGGCCCTGGACACCGGGCACTGCCTGGTCTCCGGCCGGTACTCGCCGGCGGAGGCGGTGCGGGCCTTCGGCCCGGCGCTCGGCGCGTGCGCGGTGGAGGACATGCCCCGGGGGCGGCACGAACACCGGGCCCCGGGCGAGGGCGACATGGACTTCCCGGCGGTGCTCGGCGCGCTGACCGGGATCGGTTACACCGGGCTGGTCAGCCTGGAGTTGTCCCGCGACGCGCACCGGGCGGACACGCTGGTGCCCGCCGCGCTGGCGGCGTTGCGGGCGGCGGAGCGCCGGTACGCCGACGCGGCCGGTCCCGCCGGGGACCTGGAGGTGACCGTGCGATGA
- a CDS encoding PIG-L deacetylase family protein — translation MTGRTGRRHRPRRAVAVSPHLDDAVFSVGGTLAALVAAGWFVEVLTCFTASVPDPAPFALSTQLDKGLPAHVDYLALRRAEDAAACRRLGVRPVHLPLPEAPHRGYDSAPELFAGVRPDDPVGEALVVALRPRLLAADLVLAPQALGGHVDHRVVAEAVVACVPDALWWRDVPYVSRAPDERPWRAVPPGVEQAVDIRPYLDVKVDAAGRYRTQLDFQFGGPTRVGPALHALAAAEAGRLAGRGAVEVLWGPAGRLASTGVV, via the coding sequence GTGACCGGCCGTACCGGGCGGCGACACCGACCCCGCCGGGCCGTCGCGGTCAGTCCGCACCTCGACGACGCCGTCTTCTCCGTCGGCGGCACACTCGCCGCTCTCGTGGCCGCCGGCTGGTTCGTCGAGGTGCTCACCTGCTTCACCGCCTCCGTGCCGGACCCGGCACCGTTCGCCCTTTCCACCCAGCTCGACAAGGGCCTGCCGGCGCACGTCGACTACCTGGCGCTGCGCCGCGCCGAGGACGCGGCGGCGTGCCGCAGGCTGGGCGTCCGACCGGTGCACCTGCCGCTGCCGGAGGCGCCGCACCGTGGCTACGACAGTGCGCCGGAGCTGTTTGCCGGGGTCCGCCCCGACGATCCGGTCGGCGAGGCGCTGGTCGTCGCGCTGCGCCCGCGCCTGCTCGCCGCCGACCTGGTGCTCGCCCCGCAGGCGCTCGGCGGGCACGTCGACCATCGCGTCGTCGCCGAGGCGGTCGTCGCGTGCGTTCCGGATGCTCTGTGGTGGCGTGACGTGCCGTATGTCAGCCGGGCCCCGGACGAACGCCCGTGGCGGGCCGTGCCGCCGGGCGTGGAACAGGCCGTCGACATCCGTCCGTACCTCGATGTCAAGGTCGACGCCGCCGGTCGCTATCGCACCCAGCTCGACTTCCAGTTCGGCGGTCCCACGCGGGTCGGGCCGGCGTTGCACGCGCTGGCCGCCGCCGAGGCCGGGCGGCTGGCGGGTCGCGGCGCGGTCGAGGTGCTGTGGGGGCCGGCCGGACGCCTCGCGAGCACCGGCGTGGTCTGA
- a CDS encoding helix-turn-helix transcriptional regulator, with translation MDLQAQIDAVAVMRSELSSGRSVLLTGEAGSGRTAVLEQLRGEMTDSGRSVVLVRGADAVAELPLVAFAEVIADHGIVGAAPLTIYTNLPVRVRSRGTIVLVDDADALDRASAVLLGQLARAGTLVAVAVTSPDDLPKSVLDEVTHGRWGRVDLAPLGSDDVLRVAAELVGDELAARSAAMLVSLAEGHLSTVVEQVAAAGVLGHGPAGIELGDPVATPALRRRAEEATRGVGPEAYAALERLALAPALPVGLFPGPVVADLVAVGLVAVEGTSIRQTRPLVGLALRSRWSTSERAERQGQLADALGGWPAWSGTSLLMAVRAGRRISDDLLLDAADVALAAARNQEVQEFLDALRTSSPRERLLRGAVAAAEGETATAEQFLREIDLAAVSDSLRVRIGQEWGLALAVRGGDPQRAVRQVTAVLSTISNSVVGRVLETDLVKWRLMAGERAADVEVSPTSDDPRVRLNEAVIGAMLASLGRTAPEVLAYVDAGRALLSEIDEVPGSIPDLLTLSEYLGVAFDGRVAEAERLASRHRDRAAREADPSLGMWEFAAAELALHRGDLTQAEALARRATRHLAWRDFTGLQSAAVALMAAVNARRGRLGAAEDLIGDITDAHTADVKVALHVARTRAERALRSRRRTEAADLLSDAGRTALAHAHLHLALMALDEAFMLDPADDRARAVIDQRGLSPLAAVLARRVEAVLGGTATELALSVDELDEMGLVGRAAHAAHLVARTHSRAGGLATAQKWRSRAILLTTRCGTAWPPARDGGALSPRELDIARRAARRERSREIGAELGLSARTVENHLARIYRKLGIAGRDGLADEMLGENFA, from the coding sequence GTGGACCTCCAAGCGCAGATCGACGCCGTCGCGGTGATGCGTTCGGAGTTGTCGTCGGGTCGTTCGGTGCTCCTGACGGGCGAAGCGGGGTCCGGCCGCACCGCTGTGCTGGAGCAGCTCCGCGGCGAGATGACCGACAGCGGGCGGTCGGTGGTGCTGGTGCGTGGGGCCGACGCGGTCGCCGAGCTGCCCCTGGTCGCCTTTGCCGAGGTCATCGCCGACCATGGGATCGTCGGTGCCGCGCCCTTGACGATCTACACCAACCTTCCTGTTCGGGTTCGGTCGCGGGGGACGATCGTGTTGGTCGACGACGCCGACGCTCTGGATCGTGCGTCGGCGGTGCTGCTCGGCCAACTGGCGAGGGCAGGAACGCTGGTGGCGGTCGCGGTGACCTCCCCCGACGATCTGCCGAAGTCGGTGCTCGACGAGGTGACCCACGGCCGATGGGGACGCGTCGATCTTGCTCCGCTGGGCTCCGACGATGTTCTGCGAGTGGCAGCGGAACTGGTCGGCGACGAGCTCGCCGCACGGTCGGCGGCGATGTTGGTGTCCCTCGCCGAGGGGCATCTGTCGACGGTCGTCGAGCAGGTGGCTGCCGCGGGTGTCCTGGGCCACGGTCCCGCCGGCATCGAGCTGGGCGACCCCGTGGCGACACCGGCGCTGCGTCGACGTGCCGAGGAGGCGACCCGCGGCGTGGGTCCGGAGGCGTACGCCGCGTTGGAGCGTCTCGCCCTGGCACCCGCGCTCCCTGTCGGTCTGTTCCCCGGTCCGGTGGTCGCCGACCTGGTGGCGGTGGGTCTGGTCGCGGTGGAGGGCACGTCGATCCGCCAGACCAGACCGCTGGTGGGCTTGGCGCTGCGGTCGCGGTGGTCGACGTCGGAGCGTGCCGAGCGGCAGGGCCAGTTGGCCGACGCTCTCGGTGGATGGCCGGCCTGGAGCGGTACGTCGCTGCTGATGGCGGTGCGGGCGGGCCGTCGGATCAGTGATGATCTCCTTCTGGACGCAGCCGATGTCGCGTTGGCTGCCGCCAGGAACCAGGAGGTCCAGGAGTTCCTGGACGCCCTGCGCACGTCGTCTCCGCGCGAGCGCCTGTTGCGGGGCGCGGTCGCCGCAGCGGAGGGTGAGACAGCCACGGCAGAGCAGTTCCTGCGTGAGATCGATCTCGCCGCGGTGAGCGACTCCCTGCGGGTACGCATCGGGCAGGAGTGGGGGCTCGCCCTGGCCGTGCGCGGTGGCGACCCGCAGCGCGCTGTTCGTCAGGTCACGGCGGTGCTCTCCACGATCAGCAACTCCGTCGTGGGACGGGTTCTCGAGACTGATCTCGTCAAGTGGCGCCTCATGGCGGGTGAGCGGGCCGCCGATGTCGAGGTCTCCCCGACGTCGGACGATCCTCGGGTCCGACTCAACGAGGCCGTGATCGGTGCCATGCTGGCGAGTCTCGGCAGGACGGCGCCGGAGGTGCTCGCGTACGTGGACGCCGGTCGAGCCCTGCTGTCCGAGATCGACGAGGTGCCCGGTTCCATCCCTGATCTCCTGACGTTGTCGGAGTACCTGGGTGTCGCGTTCGACGGTCGGGTCGCGGAGGCGGAGCGCCTTGCGTCGCGTCATCGTGACCGTGCGGCACGGGAAGCCGACCCGTCGTTGGGCATGTGGGAGTTCGCGGCGGCAGAACTCGCCCTGCACCGCGGGGACCTGACCCAGGCGGAGGCGTTGGCCAGACGCGCGACCCGGCACCTCGCCTGGCGGGACTTCACCGGCCTGCAGTCAGCCGCTGTCGCGCTGATGGCAGCCGTCAACGCCCGTCGGGGCCGCCTCGGCGCGGCCGAGGACCTGATCGGGGACATCACCGACGCGCACACGGCTGACGTCAAGGTCGCACTGCACGTGGCACGCACCCGGGCCGAGCGGGCGCTTCGGTCCCGTCGCCGCACCGAGGCCGCCGACCTGCTGTCGGACGCCGGTCGTACCGCGCTCGCGCATGCCCACCTGCACCTCGCGTTGATGGCTCTGGACGAGGCGTTCATGCTCGATCCAGCCGACGACCGCGCTCGTGCCGTGATCGACCAGAGGGGGCTGTCGCCGCTCGCGGCGGTGCTTGCACGCCGGGTCGAAGCGGTTCTCGGGGGTACCGCGACCGAACTCGCTCTCAGCGTCGACGAGTTGGACGAGATGGGCCTCGTCGGGCGGGCCGCTCACGCGGCGCACCTGGTAGCCCGGACACACAGCCGAGCCGGCGGCCTGGCCACAGCGCAGAAGTGGCGATCGCGAGCGATCCTGCTCACCACCCGCTGCGGCACGGCCTGGCCGCCCGCCCGCGACGGAGGCGCACTGTCACCCCGCGAGCTCGACATCGCCCGCCGGGCCGCCCGGCGGGAACGCAGCCGTGAGATCGGGGCAGAGCTGGGTCTTTCGGCGCGTACCGTCGAGAACCATCTGGCCCGCATCTACCGCAAGCTCGGCATCGCGGGACGGGACGGCCTCGCCGACGAGATGCTCGGCGAGAACTTCGCGTAG